A stretch of the Argentina anserina chromosome 6, drPotAnse1.1, whole genome shotgun sequence genome encodes the following:
- the LOC126798473 gene encoding histone H4, with the protein MSGRGKGGKGLGKGGAKRHRKVLRDNIQGITKPAIRRLARRGGVKRISGLIYEETRGVLKIFLENVIRDAVTYTEHARRKTVTAMDVVYALKRQGRTLYGFGG; encoded by the coding sequence ATGTCGGGTCGGGGCAAGGGCGGCAAGGGTTTGGGCAAAGGCGGAGCCAAGCGTCACAGGAAGGTCCTCCGCGACAACATCCAGGGCATTACCAAGCCGGCCATCCGCCGTCTCGCTCGCCGTGGCGGTGTCAAGCGTATTTCCGGCCTCATCTACGAGGAGACACGTGGCGTCCTCAAGATCTTCCTGGAGAACGTCATCCGCGACGCCGTGACGTATACAGAGCACGCCAGGAGGAAGACGGTGACGGCCATGGATGTGGTGTACGCGCTCAAGAGGCAGGGCAGGACTCTCTACGGGTTCGGCGGCTAG